AGAACTGGGTCCATGGTTGGGTCTAGCGCCACTGGGTCGAATAGGATTTCCTTCCTTACTATTGGGCCTCCATGCTCACTTCTGGAGAGTTGTGGAAAGAGCAAAATTCAAGGGTTTTTCGGAACACCTACACAATGCTGGCTAAATAAAATCAAAAGGGAAACCTGCAATTGGGTGGACGCCTGGACTCTTGAGCTCCTTAATGCCGAGAGTATGCGTTCATTGTCTATTTGTCTCTGGTCTGCTGGCCTTCCTCTATTCTTGTGTTGTacatttaaacttgttcttaaTTAATATTAATATGATCAAAGCTTTTGTCTCAGTTTTGAATAAAAAGGATCTACCATTCTATCATCttcatttggtgaacttgtctgCAGTGACGGCTTCGTTTTACAACAGCATCCACTTAAAAATCGGCTTTTGCTTTCAATCTTGCACTTACAAAATcttgagaagaagaataaATTCGTTTATTTGATCAGTTGTGTGAGACTGTCCTATGTGTCAATGTCAGGTCGGTGCATGTCTGATTTTTTCATCGAAAAATGGAAGATTCTGTTGATCTGAATGTCATATTAAGAGATGCAACCAAAAAACTTAAGAAGAATAAAACTAGTTGTCCCTAAGATGAGTCTTGTCCCTAAGaggagtctttttttttcgaaaaggaggacatCCCGGCAtttgcatcgatcgatgcacacaaccatcaATTATTAAAAGTATTCATAATATATGTCTCAAAGTTACAAAAGATAATATAAAAAGGATGAAAGGAAAACATCAATATCCTTCCAGCCTAAGACCGGCGCCATCCAAACTGGCTGAATAACTCCCGTGCTACCATCCGAAGTAGTAGGGACCATTTACGAAGCCAATGCGACGctcgaaaaacaacatgcaaGAAGTTAGACACTTCCTTGTTACGAAAAACATATCATTTTTGCAATTCTAGATAGACCAACAAACCGCACAAGTCCCTACGAGGATGAGcgatttaatttttttccaaCTCCCTAACATCACTGGCCAAACATATTAGTGATACAAATTAAATGTCACAAAGACAGTTCGTCATACCAAACACGCCATTGGTcactgaaaaaataaatgttggCTGGTCTCATCTTGATCACAAAAAACACATTTCTTGCTAGCACCTCAATTTCGTTTGACCAAATTATCTTTAGTAAGCACCACCGCACAACATAAATACCAAGCAAAATTTATCCCTAAAAAGAGTCTATACAATATTGTCCCTCTCATGTCTTTTTGCTCATCTTGTTTGGCATGTAGTTCATATAAATTCTAATCTACCCCCATCTATTAATGTCAAATATATTTTGGGACTAGTTGAACGGGATAAGCTAAAAGAAAAAGCTTAAATCCGTGTGCACGTTTCAGCCTCTTTTGCTGACTATCTGGatttgcagatttttttttgacaagaCTAGTGTTGCTCGTTTTTCGAGCGTTATCTACAAGGCCACGCACTTGATTCATTTGTGGTCATGGCTTCCCATGGATCAGCGAGAGCATAAGGTTTCTGGCGGCAACTATTTGGAGATGGTTACACATGTTTTCAGCCGAGTTGTATGATGGTCTAATAATAGACATAATGCATAGGCGCTTTCCGTTAGCTATATTTCACGGGTTGATCTTTATCTTCTCTATCTGATCCGTGAACTGCAAGAACGAAACAACTCTAAGCATATCAAACCAAAAGTTAGACCGCCACCCATGACTGATGAAAAGATCTCTTACCTTGCTCCAAGTTGTTACATGCCATTAAACATATTAGTTGGCGGTTCTGCGTCTTGAGTAGAGTAGACCAAGTATGGAACCAAAGTATTCAAAATATATAGAGATAAGTGtctttttcgtccctcaactaTCACGTCCATGCCGACTTCGTCGCCCAACTTATTTTCGGTGCCAACTTCATCCCTCAACTATCAATACCGGGCTAATCTCGTTCTCGGGCTGGTTTAGAATGGTCAAACCCGGTTTTGACCATGACGTGGCAGTTTACGGGCTGTTTTAGCTGCCATGTAGGCGGCTTAGATGGCAGATTAGATTGGGCCCACCAAATAATCTAATTCCCtgattctttctctctttcacCTCTCTCTCGATACCCCTCTGCCTTCTCTCGCACGTCAAAAAAATCCCACCCGAACCTGATGCCCTAGCGACGGCGGCTCGTGCTCGACTGTAGCAACGGTACGCGGCCGGTGCTAGGCGagtctggcggcggcggcgacggttgCTGGTGGTGGGCTGCAGCGGGGACAAAGGTCAGCCTCCTTCtatatactccgtagttcTTATGAGATACTGTTTGGTCTCATCTCTAAAACTCTTTGTGGAATTAGGTAGAGAGCAATGGACCCTCTGTTTTTGGCATCCTCAAATGTCACTGAAATGGGGCGACACTGCAGTCCAGCCGCCAccgtccggccgccgccgccgtccagcCTCAAATTTCACCGAAatggtgggggggggggggggggggcgccgTCCGGCCGACGCCGCGGCCCTTCCGAGGCCGCACCAGCCgctgagccgccgccgccgtccttcaGATGCTGCCACCAGCAACCTTAGCCGCGCACCATGACCATGCCGCGCACACACGCCAGGATCCGCCGccggtagctagctagggcgGGTGGGgttcctcttctttctttctgtgtCTCGTGCGGGACGGGGGAACAGGGGAGctagggagaggagagagaaagagaactAAAGAGAGATTTTTTGGTGGGGCCCAATCTAATATGCCATCTAAGCCGCCTACGTGGCAGCTAAACAGCCCCTAAACTGCCACGTCAGGGTCAAAACCGGGTTTGACCATTCTAAACTGGCCTGACGACGAGATTAGCCTGGTTTTGCGAGTTGAGGGATGAAGTTGGCACCGAAAATAAGTTGGGGGACCAAGTTGGCACAGATGCCAtagttgagggacgaaaaagaCACTTATCTCAAATATATAATATACATCGAAGAAGTTATGTTTCTTTTGTCTGCAAAACAATATAAGATTTGCCAACATAAGAATTCAGCCCCAACTATATAATTAAGAAGCTCATTCAATCTTTATTAATGTAACTAAGGACATAACAATATATAAGGAAAATTACAAGGGGCAAAAAGATtaaaagctactccctccgtttcacaTTAAGTGACTcgaatttgtctaaatatggacgtatctatatattaaaatacgtctagatacatgcaatatttcgacacttaatatgggacggaaggagtatttaGACAGTTAACCATGCAGTTTGAGAGACATGGCCCTGAAAAGAAATGTGTATAATACCGATTGTTTTCGTGAGAGATATTTAAATGACATTTATTCCAAAATGCATAAACCAGATGACCAAAGTTTCATACACAAATACACACAACCATACCTTTTCTCTTATGATGGTATCTTCCCACTTCCTACCCCAAAATCTGGAGGCATGCCGGCCATGACCTTCTTGACCGACGGCCTCGACAACAACGCCTCCCACCATGCCTTGAAGTGGGGATACGCGTCAACCACATCCGCGTAGTACTCAGTCACCATGAAGTATCGCATGAAGGCGAAATGGGTGAATTCCGCGAAGCTGAGAAAATCCCCGGCCAGATACTTGCTGCTCGACAACCTCGCCTCGTACACCTCCAGcagcttcttcagcttctCGATGCTGTCATCGACCACATCCTGGTCGCGGTCGTTCCCGACGAGCTGGTTAATGATGCAGTTAAACACGATGGGACGTAAGATGGGCTCGAGCTTGTGGGCTTGCACGTCAACCCATGCGTCCACCATTGCGGATTCTCTGAGGTTGCCTTCTCGCAAAAACTCTGGTTTGAACTTGCGGAGAATGTATCTTGAGATGGCACGCGATtctaaaattaaaataaaacaataagTTAAAACATATTATTTGCTGGACTACGAACCGATCAAACGGAAACGCCGAAAGATGGCTTACGAAAGAGCGTCAGATCACCATCCTCCAGTGCTGGGATCTCACCGAAGGGCTGCCAATATTTTCAACGGAAAACAGCGTTAGTTTGGCCATGGATATGCTGATATGCGTATGGCAGCTTACTCGTTTCTTGCTTCCAGTTCCAAGAGAGTACTAGTACTAACGTATAACTTCAGAGAGCACGGTACTAGCTCAACCTGAGCCGGAGTGGCGCAAAACGGAGTTACCAAAGCGAGAATTCTGGTGAGGCATACGTACGTTTATGGCGAGGTACTCCGGCAGTCGGTGGTCGCCGGCGCTCCTGCTCATGGGCACAATCTCGTAATCCGCATTGGCCTCCTCCAGGCACACAAGGGTCCGCGACATCCATGGCGACATCGCCCACCCGTACACCTTTATCGGCGCCATTTCGTTCGCCTAGCTTTTACAATGATCTGGGTTTGCTGTGTATGTCTACGTTTATATACGTAGGACAAATATTCTGACTAGTAGTTGTTCATAGCAGCTGGTCTGGTCCAATTCCATCTTGAGTGGTCCGTGGTCGCCAGTGGTATCTGGGCCCTACTGGTTAGTCAGACGTGAGTTATTTAGCCATCGTCATTCGTCACTGCTTGCGCAAGTCCGCAACCTGTATACGCTTTTTCCTCTCGTAGCGCATTATGCCACTTTTTCCTCTCGTAGTCGCAGCCCAAATATACGGACGGGGATCGACTAATAATCAGAATTGTCGTTGTCAGAACTGTCTTAGTCCTAGGACCATTGACGTAAAAAACATTCAACGAACCTAGCGATTTTCATGCTTGTCTTCTTGCCTTTTCGTTCGATGGGATTGCAAAGTCAATTAAATAACAGAGAATGGTCTTGGCCTCCTGGGGGTATGATTTCGAAGGTCATGGGTTACTTAAAAGTTTTATTGATTTGTTGACTAAACAGTACATATGTGACGAGTCATCAGTAAGAGACCTTTCGCggccgtcactgatgaccatcATCAGTCACAGGCGTACCacacccgtcactgatgacacatcatcagtgacggtcgcgtgctcgcccgtcactgatgaccccttaTCAGTGACGAACAAGTCAGGCCCACCACTGGTGAccactcatcagtggcgggcatcCAACGCCCGTCACTCATGACTCTTCATCACTGACGGGCGCGCagggcccgtcactgatgaccactcatcagtaacgggctaAGGAGGCACGTCACTGATGGTTCAAtctgaaaaataacaaaattcacaTAAACACACATTAGTGGCGGTCTTTTCATCtagacccgccactgatgacttATGGAAACctttgaagattgaaaaaatcataattaatttaaaaaatcaaaaaaatgtgaatctttttgctaaagtctttttttttcttgcttaacgTAGTGgaataataatatcatatgataacatttgaaaaatgacatATGTAGTACAATCTTATTATTTTACATAGTTGAACTTTAAGTTTTTAGCCAAATTAAATGCCAAAGTTTTGTCCATTTATATGCCATATTTGGGATAAATAATAAGGGTTGAAGTGATACATATTGTAGGTACATACAGTTGGGATAAATAATGAAGCCATGAAGCTAGTAAGTTGGAATTATAGAAAAGACATAGCAAAATTAAATAAGCTATAAACAAAGCATCGCTGTCGGCTCCGCAATAATGGCCCGCCAGTGATGTTGTGCTGCTGCCTGCCCAAACACACAGTCCTGGTGCACGCACGTGATTGGTGGAGAGGCAGACGCTTGGATCGATGACGTGGAGACTGCCCCAATCTCCCTCCCGATGCCTCACGTTCCCCACATCTGCCCCAATCTCCTCCCTTCTcttattctttctttcttatcTCTCCTCTCTATCCTCACGTTCCCCACATCTGCCCCAATCTCCCTCCCGATGCAGACTCACGTTCCCATCCCTCCCTCTATCTCCAATCTCTCCCGTGCATGCAGACGATGGCGCTCGTGGCCGtgcaggcggaggagaagcTCCAGCGGCGGGGTCCAGGAGGCGCTTTATGTTAGCTCTATTTCACTCGTTGACCTTTGGATCTACTTTGTCTGATCCGTGAACTGCGACGCTTTAATTTCGAAAGATGTGAGCACCGATTGGTGGGAGGCCGAAGATCTCCCCCTTCTTGAAGAACATACACATTTATCAAGTTCCAAACATGAAAATTATTACCTCCTCTGTCCAATAAAagaactttgattaaatttgaatgcatctatacactaggtcatgtctagatacatccaaatttgagatatcttttggacggagggagtacataaaaagaaaacgaaacaGTTCTAAGCAAAATCAATCCGAAAGTTAGACCGCCACTCATGACGGATGAAAATATTTCTTATCACTTGCTCTAAATTGTTACATGCTATGAAAGTTAGTCAGCAATCCTGCGTCTTGAGTAGATCAGACCAACTATGGAGCCAAAgtgttaaaaaatatataacaaaaaagttatgtttcttttgtttgaaAAATAACATCTTATTTCCAACATAGAGCAACTCAGCCCCAAGAAGAAGCTCCTTCAATCTTGTATTAATCTCATGTAACTAAGACCATAACAATAAGGAACATTACAAGTGGAGAAAAGATTAAAAGCTATCTAGATTGTTAACCATGGAGGTTGAGAGACACATCTATGAAAAAAATGTGTACAATATCGGGTTTTTTCGTGTTTGAGAGATACTTAAATGACACTTCAAAATGCAGAAACTGCGAACAAAGTTTTGTTTCACTTATTTCATAGAATTGCATGTGTAGAAAAATGCTATATGCTTTTATATATCCTAGTAGAAAACCTCAGGTTTCATGCCATTTATCCTTGTAGCCTTGTTTTTCTACTTTACAGTATCTATATACTTAGCAATACTTGTGTAAAGGTTATGTAGTTTTCaataaaatttgttttatgaaATTATGAGCCCATTATGGAGTTGTGTTGTGAAAACTATTTTCCAAAATgtacaaaattcaaaatgttttcctccgggtggagtggTATGTCGGAGGTCAGTGAATGACTGTCTACAAGAGCAGCATGCAGTGATTGGCTCTGCGGATGCTCAGGTTTTTGGTGAGGACTGCCATCTAGGAACAAAGAGAGTCTCCTAAGTTCAGTTCAAgaagcttccagtacaaccacattcTATATGAACTCTGGCTTAGTTAAGTACATGAATGAGAACTCATACTGGATGTGGTTGTGCAAATTCTCATCCATCTACTTAACTAAGCGAGAGCCCTTATAGagtgtggttgtactggaagcttcTTCAACTGAACTTAGGAGACTCTATTTGTTCGTGGACGGCGGTCCGCGCCAAAATCGTACGCATCAGTAGAGGCAATCACTGGACATTGGTAAGCGACGATTTTAACGGCTCCGCCATATGCCGGTGCCATGCATGCCTGCCCTGTGGCATTGGTCGGGCCCGTCTCATTATTATATTTCATTATTATATGATATGGGTCAATGGTATATGATATGAGTCAATGGTATATGGTATTGATATATGGTATGAGTCAATGATATATGGTATCGGTCAATGGTATGTGATTTTGGCATATAATATCAGCCAATGATATATGATATACGAGCATTGGGTCAGGCCCGTCTCATTATTATATTTCATTGGTTTATGATATGGGTCAATGATATATGATATGAGTCAATGGTATATGGTATGAGTGAGTGATATATGGTATCAGTCAATGGTATGTGATTTTGGCATATAATATTAGCCAAtgatatatgatatattttattGGTATATGCTATAAgatgccacgtgtcagcaCATGGGTGGTTGCATGCAGCACATGAGTGATATATGGTATCAGTCAATGGTATATGGTATGAGTGAGTGATATATGATTGCAGGCCCAGTTGCAAGCTGCCGCTATGCTAGATAAGAGTTTACGCAGGACACTGCTCTTCTAGACGGTCATTCACTGGCTTCTGACATATCACTCCATCAGAGAAAaacatttcaattttttttatggaaaataGTTTTCACAACGCCGCCCCATAATGGGCTCTAATCTcataaaacaattttttttgaaaacctTATAACCTTTATACAAGCATATTGCTAAGTATATAGATAATGTAAAGTAGAAAACAAGGCTACAAGGAAAAATTACATGGAACctattattttttttctagggtAGGAACCTATGGTTTTTCTACTAGGATATAAAAGCATATAGCATTTTCCTACATGCATTTCTTCGAAAATAAGTAAAACATGCATAAAAAATACTGGGGTAGACATGCTAGAAAAACTACTTGCCTGCATAGCgcctttgtatttttcttcttcgcaACACTCAAGGTAATCGCGCTCCGCATAGTCTACGTAAAGAACGAAATAACGATAATAAATAACATGTTCGATAACTCCAAAGAAAGCACAATATGAAAAACATGAACTACATAAATAACGTTACCAAACATAGTACAAATAGTTTAATACAAAAGGTAGGTCCAAAACTAAGGGCCAGGAAGTGGTTTTGGTTCAATTGGAGGTGAAAAGATTGAATATGTGACTTAAACAGAATACAATATTCCATTGAAGACGGAGTCATGCAATTGAATGAGAAATTATGTCTAAGATGGTACTATAACGGATACATCTAAACTTAGACGTTACAATATAGAAATAATCAACCACAAAGGAGGGACTGATAAAAAGATAAGGGCTTTGAAAGGTGGATAATCAATACAAGAGGTTCTGTGCCAATAATCATGCACAAGTGTGAGTGGATTTCATTTTAGAACGGGCAGCAAGTTGTCTAAACTGCAGATAAAGGTATTATCTACACAGCACAAAACTGAATCGGCCGAAAAGGAAACATGAATCACAAGATATGGGCTCTGAAGTATTCTAATCAATGTGAATGTGCTGTGTAGATTCAAAGTTCAACTGATGATACACTGGTGTTGATGAACTGTACAATGTGCACAAACTGGTTTAGAATGTAGACTGTGATCTAATGTTTGCAATGCTTTTGTAACGGAGTTGTCGTTCAAAAGATAGAAACTACGGAGCTAGTCTATACTGCTGCTTCTGAAAGTTTCTGCCACGGTCTGAGATTCGAGTTCATACCAAAACGGGAAGAGAGGCGAGAGAGGTGTCGTCGTGGTTGGGGTGGTCGTGGAAGACGTAGAGAATGCCTATGCGAACTCGACGGCGGAGACGGACGAAGCGGCGATGGCGGTGGTCGTCGGAGACAGCGGGGTTCCGGTGGTCGGCGACGTCGAAGGAGTCGTGGAAGAGCTCGGGGACGTCGCGATGAACTCAACGGAGTTGGAGGTGGTTCTCGGGGCGGCTGTGGACAGTGGCCACGAGCGTAGCTCCGGGCGCGGCGCCGGCATGTCCTCGGGGCGACGCGGCCAAAGGTGTCGATGGCTCTCACAACCTTGTCAAAGAGTTACAAGAAGGTGAGTGGAGTCTCCAGGTATAAGGAATTGGAACGGAGCTTTCGAACGATCGCACCTCcaacaatggtggcggtgaccggAGGGGGAAGACGGCCATGGCATGGTCTCTACAGAGCTTTAGAGACGAAACGATCAATAGGAGAATGAGGGAAGACTGTC
The Brachypodium distachyon strain Bd21 chromosome 2, Brachypodium_distachyon_v3.0, whole genome shotgun sequence genome window above contains:
- the LOC100837377 gene encoding glutathione S-transferase 4, which produces MAPIKVYGWAMSPWMSRTLVCLEEANADYEIVPMSRSAGDHRLPEYLAINPFGEIPALEDGDLTLFQSRAISRYILRKFKPEFLREGNLRESAMVDAWVDVQAHKLEPILRPIVFNCIINQLVGNDRDQDVVDDSIEKLKKLLEVYEARLSSSKYLAGDFLSFAEFTHFAFMRYFMVTEYYADVVDAYPHFKAWWEALLSRPSVKKVMAGMPPDFGVGSGKIPS